GTTTAGGATGCTTTCTAGGGAAATGCATTGGAGCTTTGTATTTGGAGTTGTGGTTGTTTATGGAATAAGCCAAGGACTTGGTGGAGCTCTTGCAGAAGTTGGCACTAAGTATTACATGAAAGATGTTCAGAAGGTGCAGCCATCTGAGGCACAGGTTTACAAAGGAATCACTTCCATTCCTTGGATTGTGAAGCCTCTTTGGGGTCTTCTCACTGATGTTCTCCCATTTTTCGGGTATCGCAGGAGACCTTACTTCATTTTTGCTGGTATGTGATGATGCATTTTTCCTAAGTTCAGATAGGTTCATATATTTCAACTCAATTATTGTTTTAGGTGGGAATTTCAGTAATTTGTTAAATGCTTTGCAGCTTTAATTTTTCCTTGAACTCTTTATTTCTGTATGTTTTCCACTTTTCCTAGATCTTTATGAGTTGAAAGATCTTAAATGGATGCTAAACTGTTAATGCTGTAGCTTGTAAGCACGGTATACAGAGTGGAAGCTCAGCAGTGGTAGATTTCTCTAGTTGACTAGGAATATGGTCAAAATATTCCTTATAGAGTTTGGGCAATCCTCCCTCTTTGAGCTAATTTTAAGGTTCAGTTAGGCTTAACCCATTTCGAATAGACTTTTTAGGGCTGAAAAGTGAATTGGTGAGGGACTGAGGGGTGAGCATTGCCCAAGttttataagttatatttaAGTCACATCTCTACTAAATCCAGCTTTAGGACTTGGATTCTGTAAAGTAATGGTGGATTgagtaatattaattatcatcAATCATTGATTTTCTGACCAATGATTGAAATTACCCACTTTATGCTCAATGGCCTTGGAGTGTGTCCAAACAGTTGATTTAGGAAAGACTCTGATGCTATTATAAAATCTGGGCTTAAGGTCTAACTCAATTTTACAAAACCAATATGAAAGATGAGTATTGTCTGAGTCTTATAAGGATAACATTGGTCAATCTCTTAGGCTATTCGTCCCTTTCCAGGGATGTATTTTGTGGGAATTGGTCAATCTCTTGTTGAGGCGAGACTAAACTCACCCATCACGGCTGAAATTAAGGAAGTCCAAAGAGGCCAAAATTTGGTCATATCTTTAGTCAATATGAGACTAAACACTCAATTGAGCTGCAATTAAGGCAGCCCAAAGAGTCTGCAATTAAAGCAAGCCAGGAATGACCCCAGTTAATTAAGTCAACTTTCCAACAATATTATAGTTGAGGTTGGTATATTTGTATGCTGAAACGTATGGGATAATGTCTCAAAACTGGGTCACTCCTTTGAAGATGTTATGGAATACTGGTCAGTGACTCAGAGCACTTGACAGAGCTTTCATTCTGACGACATTAATAACTACATTACTTCTATAATATAGCATTAGCATCAGTTAATAAACTGTTTCTCATCACATGAAGCCATCAATGAATGACAGGATCTTCTTTTTGAGAATCTTATTATTTCGGCTTTGGGACTCATATTTATCCTACAAAATTGACTTGTAAGATAAGGATTGTCCAAACCTTATATGAATTAGATagtcatatttatatttaattgatttatgaccTCACTTCACATGTAGGACTAGACAGTTTGAGCATGGACAAATAAATGCAGGTGGCCCAATAACAATATCCCTTTAATGCCATCTTAAAATTTCGACTTAGGACCTAATTAAACCCCATAAAATTGGCTTATAAAGTGAGGACCTCCCAAACATATAAGGACTATATTATCCATATCTTTAGTTGATgtgggattgttgcccaataaCAACACTCCCTCATGTTTAGGAAATTACGAATAGACATCTATAGCGTAAACAAAAATAGGTGATCCAATAACAgataacaaatctaaaatagACTTTGATACCACCTTAGAAATTAAGTTTAGGATCTAACGTAACCTTACAAAACCGACTTGTAAGGTACACATTGTCTATGCCTTATAAGGACAATATTGGCCATATCTCTTGTTGACATTAGATATCAATAGAGAATATGGTGGAAAATCAGATTCTTTGTGTGAGAAGCTTAACAGTTTACACATGTGTATTTGCCCGCAGATTACACGAGAGCTTATAGCTTATTATGACAAGCTTTACCATGAAGCTTATTGAAATATATTGGTTAAAGGAGCTTATTGTCACAAGCCACGATTGTAAGCATAACCAAATACCTGCTTAAGGGTTTATATAATAAGATTAGTCCAAATAAGTTTTGTAAAAGTTCTTTCAAATGCCAGCTAACTACTTCTTGACGTAAAGGGATGGAACTTGGAAATGAAGCAATCTTTAGGTAGatgaattttttacttttacttttacttttgtaCAATGTTATCAAGCATGAGTATAATTAGCTTTTCTTCCAACACCCTTCGAAGGGTTACAATCAGGAATGTTTGCATTTCATGAGTTTCTTATTGAGGATTAACTTTGTATTTTATCACATATTAATGATTCCTGCAAGTAAGTATTGGTGAAGAGCTTCAGAAATTGCTTCACTAACATAGTAGTCTGACTTTTTGcccctcttttgatggttgcaGGTATCTTAGGAGTGATTGCCATGCTTCTGTTATCTTTGCATGAAAACCTGCATCTTATGTTGGCCCTTTTGGCATTAACAGCTGGGAGTGCTGCGGTGGCAATAGCAGATGTGACCATTGATGCCTGTGTGGCACAGAACAGTATCTCTCAACCCTCACTTGCTGCTGACATGCAAAGTTTATGTGCTTTCAGTTCTTCTGTTGGATCACTATTTGGTTACTTCATTAGTGGTATCTTTGTTCACCTTCTAGGCCCTATGGTTAGCCTTTGACAACTTTTTCCCctaaaaacatgcaaaattttccttttcttttttgtgcttCATTACTTGTATTTTACTAAGAGAGCATTTTTCCTCgtagggggtgtttggtttgatgACTATCCCAGCTGGACTTATAATTTCGGTTGGTTTTCTGCTTTATGAGCCTCGTATGCACAACACATCTTACACACAGGTATAATGACTAGCTTATGTCATTTCCATGGTCCTAATACACACATAATCTGATTTTCCATGTTGTGTTTCTAGgtgaaacaaaattttattgatgCTGGCAAGGCTATGTGGACTACATTGAGGAGTGAAGATGTATGGGGGCCTTGTTTATACATGTATTTTTCCCTTGCATTGAGTTTGGATATCCGTGAAGGAATGTTTTATTGGTATACAGACTCAAAGGGTGGACCATCTTTCTCTCAGGTATTTGGTTTGATATATTGACCAATGTTATTGTTGAGATATTTAACAGATAAATTCTTCCCTTCTGTGGCTCTCATGACTGCTTCCTATCTGATCTCTAAAATTAGCATACTTGTCATTGTGACAATTGGAAGTCTCTCTAGCTTCCAGTCCCTCAGGTCTAGGCGAGAGAGAAATTATTACGTTGTCCTGGACAATTTTTATGTGACACATAATTGAGTTTTACTAATTCTTTTTTGTACATCAAAAACTCATTTATGTGTTATGTGAAGATTAATCGGAACCATGAACACATGATGGTCCTGGACCATGCAATAATTTCTCCGGAGAGAGGAATACCCTTGAAGATGGGATCCACCCCACCTTAGTAGAAATTCTTACTTTACAGAAAGTGGAAAGATTTTCCTCCCCTCATTTAATACAAGACAAAAAGGAACTAGATTTCAAATTCAACATCATAGTTatgtacttgtttttgcttcCAATAATGAGGTGAAGAAATTCCACCTACTCCACCACTAAATCAAATCTCCACCCACCTTAGCATGAGATTGACTCTGGCACATAACAAGATTATTTTCCAATTTCCATTAATAAAGAGCATAGAAAAACAGAGAAGTTAGCCAAAAGTCTCTTCTCTAGGTAACACATAGGTTCGTTCCCCTGATATGTGTGTCCacttgatttctttttcatatctgATTACAATTGTTAACCTGATATGATAAACGAGATATTGAATCCTTGTGGTTATTTGTAGCATTGTTCTACCATGCTGAATTAAATTAACTTAATGTAATATTACTCTAAttatataatagtaataaatgcCAATAACCTTTATGTTCCATTTTTCTTACACAGGAGAGTGttggttttatattttcaattagttCAGGGGGGGCACTTTTAGGTGCAATACTATACCAGTATGCTCTAAAGGATTATGCATTCAGGAACTTACTCTTCTGGACTCAGTTGATTTATGGCTTGTCAGGGATGCTTGATCTGATTCTGGTCTTTAGATTGAACCTTAAGTTTGGCATACCAGATTATTTCTTTGTTGTGATTGTTGAAAGCATAGCTCAAATGACTAATAGGCTCAAGTGGATGCCTATGCTTGTGCTTAGCTCAAAGCTTTGTCCCTCAGGTATTGAAGGCACCTTTTTTGCACTCCTAATGTCAATTGATAATGTTGGACTTCTCTCAGCATCATGGGGTGGAGGCTTTGTTCTCCACATTCTGAGGATCACCAGAACAAAGTTTGATAACATTTGGTTGGCGATTTTGATCCGCAACATTTTAAGGATTGCTCCACTTTGGCTGCTGTTTTTGGTGCCTAGAGCTGACCCCAGCTCTTCAATTCTTCCAAGTAAAAACATGAATTCAAAGGTGGCTATTGACACTTCAGACATCAAAAATGTTGAATTGGTGTCCCTTGTACACAGTCTTGAGGTAAATAGTTGAATGAAAAGACATTCTTTCGGATTCTCAATTCCAAATACAGGAAATCACCAAGCCAGTGTAGAATTAAACGTGCAATTTGTTTGCATTTAatgtggaaaagaaaaaagatcatTTTGAGAGGACAGATCTATGCAGCTTATGCAGTATGAGGGTAAGCCCTTGGAATATCTTTATGCGtcaatctcaatttttttgttaggaAACAAGGTTGAAACTATATGTAACAAGTTTGATGCATATGATATATATGCTCCAGGTTGATGAGAGTTAGAATTAGTGATAAAATCTCTAATTAGTAATTGGTTAGAGATTTTTATCACTAATTCTAAaagaattatcaaattaaataataataacacgtaatttcactaaaataatAACTGATAATaacttgcaattttttttttcaaacatgcGAAtgcttatgtcttttttatgacaaacttgaatgaatttttttttttcatgcattaGTGTGGAGTAATAGCAgatttttcttaagaaaactgaTTTTAGTTCTATTCATATCAAAGATATAGTGATTGATGAGTAAGTGTTTTTACATTAAATAGATTGATTATAAATACatcgtaaatttttttaaaaacatcttTAGGtcattgttttattaaataaaaaggaaaaatgataTCATATTGTAAGTGAGTATTTATTAATCTTGTCAATAATGTTCGTTTAAAAgcttaattatttacttttaatgaatttttcttttcacctaCGTTTATTCTTTTCATTCAGAATGTTcctagagtgtgtttggatggagaaattttaaattctgagaaattttaaattctaagaatttcaaatacttcaattgaaattcttttattttcaaaattttgtgtttggataaaaaaaaataaaattatgaggatgaaaaaaatgaatgaaaaaaaaagaagatatggttggtgtgctagttatacgtgtttCTCTAAGTTCACACCCGATCGACATATTAGGAGTTAAGgcggtgtttcttgaagaagactgtaagaagagaatttcaatttcttaccttttagaaggaaattaaaattccagattttcagttgtttaaaattccattttaaaattacaaaattttaaatttttcataagcatccaaacaatgaattctaaattacagaaattcaaattctctaataaattacttttctcaagttaaaattttctatccaaacacactcttaagcAAATCTTACTTAAGGATTTGAACTTAATTTGCTTTCATTGGACAAAGCAGATGTTTGTATTATCGGTGGACTTGTCGTAGCAAGATGACCAATACCACTTCACCGCAAAAGTATCAAAGGTCATGCTTATGAAAATATTGGTTGGAATTGTCCTAACGGTAATCAAACATGAGCAAAGTAATGTTGATGTTTGATTTAATAATTTGATGACTAATAAAAAGGAAATTGATAAATTATGCCTTTTTGGTTAATAGTTGGTAGCTAGGTTAGTGTCTGGAcagaaaaaagatattttataagAACACGCATGCAGTGTACCCGAGCCACTTGCATTACTAAAATAGTGATTAATGGGgtccataaaaataattaataaagtttatttattagtaaataattaataaagtgGCAGTTTGAGGTTAGAATATCACCGGGAAAAGGAAAACTGTCTGTCCCATCCAttaataatttacaatttgtcGCATAAAGTAAACAAAATGCGTATGATGAAATCCATTTCTCGGTTGAAAGATTAGCTTCCGGCTCTTATTGTATGGagggaaattaattttaagttgaCTGTAGTTAGAATACgtatttagaatttaaattaatctaaattataaatttaacattaaaacTTGTGAAGTAAGGGGAATTGCATTTGACTTTTGAGTGTAAAATAAACAGCCCACCCAGAAGCTACAAATCCTGCATCCCCAAATAGATTAATTCAAAGGTGGCTCATGACACTTTTGGAACAAAAACTGTTGAATTGGTGTCATTGTACACACTACACAGCGTTGATGGTAAATAGCCAAGTGAAAACACATTCTTTTGGAACCTCAATTTTAATACAGGAAATTACAAGCTAGTTGTAGATTTTAATCATGCAATTTGTTTGAATATAACGTAcaagaaaagaatataaaaaattctgAGAGAATAGTTTTAAGCAGGGATTTCCTTGTGAATATTAATGGGTGGCAGGTGCACATGTAAAGTAAAACCATGGCATATTTTTATGGGTTGATCTGAGTGCTTTTTGGTAATAGTTGGTGGCTAGGCTGTTTGACtgtatgatttaataaaataaaataaaaagaaacaaaagagagGCTGTTGACTGTTGTCGGAAAGAGCAAGAAAGAAGTGGTTTATATTCACAATATAGAACCAAGTAATAGATccgagagagaaaaaaaaaacatttataaactTGTGAATTGTGATACAAATTCACGAGTTCACGTAATGTTGGTGGTGTCAAATAGATTTGTTGtctatacaaatatttttctaaaattaatacACAAAATTAAGGGCATGCATGGGACCATACAAATTAGGTAAAGAATCAGAAAATGACAATTCCGATTAATTTGTACATATTCATGACGCTGTCTGCTTGTACTATTATACATTCATGAACAAAGACTTGTGTAaccccacaaaaaaaaattacatatatatctGTCTCAGCCTTCATCAACTAAACGAATAATTTGtcataaaaagaaatcaaatcaaaatcaaaatacataCAATTATGAAATCATTCCAACCCAAGAACAAACATATATATTCGGTCACCATCAAAGAAGTCTAACATGATACTTGAATTACTTGAATTATTCTTACGAATGAAAACAACAGATCATCGACCAACACTCACAAGACTAGAAGTAATGGGTGTGGACATCCCAGAATGATTCTTACCACTGGGATGATGTGGCATCCTAATGATCTCCATAGGAGGAGCACGTTCATACATGTCAAGTGGAAGAACAGGCAAAGGAGCCTCAAGGTTCAAAACCTTAATAACTTGTGCAGCCTTAGGTCTCTCTTTATCATTCGGATTGGTGCACCAAAGCCCCACCACAAGCAAACTCCTCATTTGATCCACCTCAAACTCATTGTTCAGTTTCTCATCAGCAGCCCTCATAATCTCCCCTTCAACATAAAGTTGCCACACCCAATTCATCAAAGAAACATGAAACTCTCCATCCTGGTAAGTCCTCCTCCCACTCGCCATCTCCAGCGATACCACTCCAAAACTGTAGATATCCGATTCCCTACTCGCCCTCCCCACGTTAACATACTCAGGCGCTAAATAACCATAGGTTCCCACCACTCCCGTCCTCTGAGTCCTCAGCCTCGGATCCACCAACTTCGCCATGCCGAAATCCCCCACCTTTGTGTTGAACTCCGTGTCCAGCAACACGTTCGCGGATTTTATATCCCTATGAAGCACGCATTGCTCTGCGTCTTCGTGAAGATAATGAAGCGCGTTCACCACGCCCAACACAATTTTGTACctgaagatatatatatatatataaggttgATTCCAGGTTATATATATCTTTGTTAAccacttaaaagttaaaactaataaaatacaataaaaaaaacacaattttatacctTAGATGCCACTCTAGTACTCTCTTGTTCCCGAACAAATGAGAATCGAGGCTCCCGTTTGGCATGTACTCGAAGACTAATAAGAACTCGCCTTCTTCGTGACACCACCCTATGAATTGGACCAAGTTCTTGTGAATCAAACGGCTTATTATTCTGACCTCGTTGGTGAAAACTCTCTCGGAATTCTCGAAGTCCGCGAAGATTCTCTTCACGGCAACAACTCTTCCTAGGTAGCTCAAGACACCCTTGTAGACTTGCCCTGAAGCTCCTTGTCCAAGCCTTCTATCGTCTGAAAACCCGTTCGTGGCGTCCACGAGTTCTTTGTACTCGAATCTTCTTGGAATGGTTCCTTTGTCCAAATCAAACTTAACCGATGTGGGTCCTAGCTCGTCATCACCAACTTCATATAACATGCAATCATCATGGCTTCTTCGTTTTTTCCTTATCAAGAAAACAGCAACCAGACTAGCCAAGACAAAGAGCAGAACCAGTGGACAAAGAACGGCAAGAATCAAAGCAAGCTTTGAGCTTTGGTGCTTTAGTTTCACATTCTCGAAATCCGCAGGGGAACCATTCAAAGATGAACTGAACTCCCATGAATAAATAGTGTTTCTTTCGGTGGAAAGTCCCGTGGAGGCTGAGAATCCAATGTTGACCCACTCCGGGAGAATTTTCTTGAGGTCAATTTggtaagaaaaagaagaagaattgtCGTTGTGGTTTGTGGATGCTGGTTTTCCTTTGAAGGACCAAGAAACGAAGAGTGTTTGAGTGGAGGCGGTGTAAGTGATCAAGGTGTAGCACTTCTT
This region of Glycine soja cultivar W05 chromosome 17, ASM419377v2, whole genome shotgun sequence genomic DNA includes:
- the LOC114391805 gene encoding probable folate-biopterin transporter 2; this encodes MQEEENQEDPCGESMEENEPKNGVWDCFCIPINWFRMLSREMHWSFVFGVVVVYGISQGLGGALAEVGTKYYMKDVQKVQPSEAQVYKGITSIPWIVKPLWGLLTDVLPFFGYRRRPYFIFAGILGVIAMLLLSLHENLHLMLALLALTAGSAAVAIADVTIDACVAQNSISQPSLAADMQSLCAFSSSVGSLFGYFISGIFVHLLGPMGVFGLMTIPAGLIISVGFLLYEPRMHNTSYTQVKQNFIDAGKAMWTTLRSEDVWGPCLYMYFSLALSLDIREGMFYWYTDSKGGPSFSQESVGFIFSISSGGALLGAILYQYALKDYAFRNLLFWTQLIYGLSGMLDLILVFRLNLKFGIPDYFFVVIVESIAQMTNRLKWMPMLVLSSKLCPSGIEGTFFALLMSIDNVGLLSASWGGGFVLHILRITRTKFDNIWLAILIRNILRIAPLWLLFLVPRADPSSSILPSKNMNSKVAIDTSDIKNVELVSLVHSLEVNS
- the LOC114394205 gene encoding L-type lectin-domain containing receptor kinase IX.1-like — translated: MLGTPHTLILLLFLFLITTFSHSLVFNITNFDDPAAATAISYEGDGRTTNGSIDLNKVSYLFRVGRAIYSKPLHLWDRSSDLAIDFVTRFTFSIEKLNLTEVAYGDGFAFYLAPLGYRIPPNSGGGTFGLFNATTNSNLPENHVVAVEFDTFIGSTDPPTKHVGVDDNSLTSAAFGNFDIDDNLGKKCYTLITYTASTQTLFVSWSFKGKPASTNHNDNSSSFSYQIDLKKILPEWVNIGFSASTGLSTERNTIYSWEFSSSLNGSPADFENVKLKHQSSKLALILAVLCPLVLLFVLASLVAVFLIRKKRRSHDDCMLYEVGDDELGPTSVKFDLDKGTIPRRFEYKELVDATNGFSDDRRLGQGASGQVYKGVLSYLGRVVAVKRIFADFENSERVFTNEVRIISRLIHKNLVQFIGWCHEEGEFLLVFEYMPNGSLDSHLFGNKRVLEWHLRYKIVLGVVNALHYLHEDAEQCVLHRDIKSANVLLDTEFNTKVGDFGMAKLVDPRLRTQRTGVVGTYGYLAPEYVNVGRASRESDIYSFGVVSLEMASGRRTYQDGEFHVSLMNWVWQLYVEGEIMRAADEKLNNEFEVDQMRSLLVVGLWCTNPNDKERPKAAQVIKVLNLEAPLPVLPLDMYERAPPMEIIRMPHHPSGKNHSGMSTPITSSLVSVGR